A stretch of Episyrphus balteatus chromosome 2, idEpiBalt1.1, whole genome shotgun sequence DNA encodes these proteins:
- the LOC129912463 gene encoding talin-1 isoform X2 has product MTSKEVRISSVNLTEPQRALLSYISAGQDILLRADEELRTKASIQDLGTDKRSIEWRENTLETSKQAVTSHVASMSAATAQIITATQPDEIDTETISASVSQIAQTIPEVTKEVRLIAALMEDDSGGDRLLEATRNLCSAFSDLLKAAEPENKEPPQSLINAASRIGEATTHVLSTIEEEPPEDTDLQDMLLALAKAVANTTASLVMRAKSIASNCDDDETRNKVIGAASQCALATSQLVACTKVIAPTLHNAECRDQIEMAARNVARAVNNLCEVCTEATDDQKLKGDLLNAARDVSRSLADLLDHVKLSAREHANRLSQEMSPVESVIIGTDILVSSTDPQEMVRHAKVLGQATAQLIQSIKGEAEQQQDSELQRRLLSAAKQLADATAKLVEAARLCAGNPHDSDNQENLRRAAEELREITTTKANTPAMKRGLINRLDYCSKQAATAATQCISAAQNAVQHSDDQQTKQSLLQDCKRAADTIPRLVTSLKTTRSNPDDANAQLNLIEAAEQFIEPGIQLSSSARALQPTVNDIPSAQHLSKSALHLGQSVHELNSAAQRAREACGGQELESALEAVKNLRNVLDDTRTAAQNGSLCRLPGETVENTAQQLSKSAKNVGIALSQLLSTVSHGQRMYAGVAGRDTALALGDFTKSVHGVAATTNNPSVIESADEVVINSVRLIEEAQKTLQNIGEPGALTKAGRDVTAALSKTLDCIPGQREVDNALKNVSELSEILSMNEYPPSTRSYNTLQTELKHVAESLSSSGGQIVHSYASPAQLAETSQVFANNYKDLLSVSMEMAGQTKDDAVRGQIIDCLRNVSTQSCSLLLSAKEIAADPDQPNSKNLLNAAARSVTESINQLVDASISSAPGQKECDNAMRNIESLRVLLEYPHEAITDQGYFECVETATGKSRNLGYAISEMINNAKQSQHVEFGQSVNNVSESIHGLIESSAQAAYLIGVSHPSSVAGRPGIIDQSQLNFAYQGIVQFCDIVSSPKSTKQQKISALTGVAKHTSYLCSICRQASMNTNNPVAKNEFIVGAKHVAGATSNLVEEVKGIEDDHQVPSRQRFVEPLLDAVKAVRQYASSPEFVPVPAKISAEGRKAQEPVLNAGRGVIDGVIEMVKAAKSLALSPDDPPVWQQLSMHSTPVSNSVKHLVDSIREKAPGQAQCDQVLHTLGTCTRELDSCGLAVNAQGLAQRRDNNLQGFSSQTLNAAAELRDKLEPIRLAGKNNAEKLGHAVGEISRYVVPMVNGAIGACTHIVHSSQQMSLINQTKSVVESATQLVSAAKESAGNPRATHAHPLLDESIENTQEAIQELTQTVEKISTESGVVTGLMEQINRAITRLTDKRQSLLNASFSDSFVDYQTRMVQSAKEIARLANEMNAKAGFDPSKLPPLGVDMAQHYTQITQDSVGASTTTTSPEVAMRIRSTVIDLGRSVSQIIQSTAGVRPNDPSGQNDISRNARDVSEKVAQVLAALQAGSRGTQACINAAHTVSGIIGDLDTTIMFATAGTLQSDGDGAFADHREHILQTAKALVEDTKILVAGAAGTQDQLATAAQNAVTTILQLSEAVKRGACSLGSAQPDSQVMVINAVKDVASALGDLINATKLASGKPIHDPTMDGLKESAKVMVLNVSSLLKTVKAVEDEHTRGTRAMEATVEAISQEIRAMQAPPPPGTPQCTPEDLIRVTKNVTLATAKAVAAGASNLQADIVAAANLGRRAISEMLLVCRTVAWNCAETTELRQRTLEAGAAVGESYRELLNGILRNCSADERMHLSRRVAKCVTDLVAMARLLKGSDWIDPEDPTVIAENELLGAAASIDAAANKLANLRPRRQPDVKIELDENMKFDEMILEAAKGIMAASSALVRAANAAQRELIDQGKVARTPLTSSDDGQWSEGLISAARLVAAATHSMVEAAQNLVRGVGTEVMLISTARQVAASTAQLLIACKVKSNPTSEAGRRLQAAGTAVIKSTENLVRAAQQGLDAEEEHTLKINTSMVDGMAQEINARSDVLRMEKQLEEARTKLIRIRQARSRKNVHGGFTTDESDSEYQTATATYGSLQNSQNNTLNRSGYTDTPTSPSYYQSAKSNYTFQQTPQHFHHPEAVSPTFNQSENFPPPPPPLQSTTITSNATFRPNPKLTANAVPRPYPGTGRIASPSSPSPINSTSFETLTSSSVLKNAYLNDSMPPPPSPKKNPGNLEACVKDLHDKTFGQGGVVQITGAYNPGQKYEGYTSRYETRKYEENSDVKPLEAGFSQITLNSDGGKISLVDEGSTRLSSITQRVMERKTFTTTTESRSEKKTEQHSFRLE; this is encoded by the exons ATGAcg TCAAAAGAAGTTCGCATCAGTTCAGTGAATTTAACCGAACCTCAAAGAGCTCTTTTGAGCTATATCAGTGCCGGTCAAGATATTTTACTTCGAGCTGATGAGGAGCTCAGAACAAAG GCTTCAATTCAAGATCTTGGAACAGACAAACGTTCAATTGAATGGCGTGAAAATACCTTGGAAACATCCAAACAAGCTGTGACGAGTCATGTTGCTTCGATGAGTGCCGCCACTGCTCAAATCATTACTGCAACACAACCAGATGAAATCGATACTGAAACAATATCTGCTTCCGTGTCGCAAATCGCACAAACCATCCCCGAAGTAACAAAAGAGGTTCGTTTGATTGCTGCCCTAATGGAAGATGATAGTGGCGGTGATCGTTTGTTGGAAGCTACACGCAATTTGTGTAGTGCTTTTAGTGATTTATTGAAAGCAGCTGAACCTGAAAATAAGGAACCACCACAGAGTTTGATAAATGCAGCAAGTCGCATTGGCGAAGCTACAACACATGTTTTGAGTACGATTGAAGAAGAACCACCGGAAGATACAGATTTGCAAGATATGCTTTTGGCTTTGGCCAAGGCAGTTGCCAATACAACGGCATCACTTGTGATGCGTGCCAAGTCTATTGCGTCGAATTGCGATGATGATGAGACTAGAAATAAGGTTATTGGGGCGGCAAGTCAATGTGCTTTGGCCACAAGTCAATTGGTGGCTTGTACTAAGGTTATTGCTCCAACTTTGCATAATGCCGAGTGTCGTGATCAGATTGAGATGGCCGCGAGAAATGTTGCCAGAGCTGTGAATAATTTGTGCGAAGTGTGCACTGAAGCCACAGACGATCAGAAGTTGAAGGGTGATCTTTTGAATGCCGCCAGAGATGTGTCGCGCAGTTTGGCTGATTTGCTTGATCATGTCAAATTGAGTGCTCGTGAGCATGCCAATCGCCTGTCGCAGGAGATGTCTCCAGTTGAGAGTGTAATCATTGGAACAGATATTTTGGTTTCTTCCACTGATCCACAGGAAATGGTTCGTCATGCAAAGGTTTTGGGACAGGCAACAGCTCAATTAATTCAGAGTATCAAAGGGGAAGCCGAACAGCAACAAGACTCTGAGTTGCAGAGACGATTATTGTCAGCTGCCAAGCAATTGGCTGATGCTACTGCAAAACTCGTTGAAGCTGCTCGTTTATGTGCTGGAAATCCTCACGATTCTGATAACCAAGAGAACTTGCGACGAGCTGCTGAGGAACTGCGGGAGATAACAACAACCAAAGCCAATACCCCAGCTATGAAGCGAGGTCTGATCAATCGTTTGGACTATTGCTCGAAACAAGCAGCTACAGCGGCAACTCAGTGTATTTCCGCAGCTCAGAATGCTGTCCAACATAGTGATGATCAACAGACAAAACAGTCACTTTTGCAGGATTGTAAGCGAGCAGCTGATACTATTCCCAGATTGGTTACCTCTTTGAAGACAACAAGAAGCAATCCCGATGATGCCAATGCTCAGTTGAATCTTATTGAAGCTGCAGAACAATTTATCGAACCAGGCATTCAATTATCCAGTTCGGCTAGAGCCCTTCAACCGACAGTCAATGATATCCCCTCAGCACAGCATCTTTCTAAGAGTGCCTTGCATTTGGGTCAATCGGTTCATGAACTTAACTCAGCTGCCCAGAGAGCTAGGGAAGCATGCGGTGGTCAAGAGCTTGAGTCTGCATTGGAAGCTGTAAAGAACTTGAGGAATGTTCTGGATGATACAAGGACTGCGGCTCAAAATGGTTCACTCTGCCGTCTTCCTGGCGAAACAGTAGAAAATACAGCTCAACAGCTAAGCAAGTCAGCGAAGAACGTTGGAATTGCTTTAAGTCAGCTTTTGTCGACAGTTTCTCATGGTCAGCGGATGTATGCTGGTGTTGCGGGACGTGATACAGCATTGGCTCTTGGTGACTTTACTAAAAGTGTTCATGGAGTTGCAGCCACTACCAATAATCCATCGGTAATTGAATCAGCTGATGAAGTTGTCATAAACTCTGTACGACTAATCGAAGAGGCGCAAAAGACATTGCAAAATATTGGGGAACCTGGCGCTTTAACCAAAGCCGGACGGGATGTTACAGCCGCATTGTCAAAGACTCTCGATTGCATTCCAGGACAGCGGGAAGTCGATAACGCTTTGAAGAATGTCAGCGAATTGAGTGAAATTCTTTCGATGAACGAATATCCTCCATCGACTAGGAGCTACAATACACTCCAAACTGAGCTCAAACATGTGGCTGAGAGTTTGAGTTCGTCTGGTGGGCAGATTGTTCATTCATATGCTAGTCCTGCCCAACTGGCAGAAACAAGTCAAGTTTTTGCAAATAACTACAAGGACCTTCTATCAGTGTCAATGGAAATGGCTGGACAAACCAAGGATGACGCCGTTCGTGGTCAAATAATCGATTGCTTACGTAACGTATCAACTCAGTCGTGTTCCTTGTTGTTGTCCGCCAAGGAAATCGCAGCCGATCCGGATCAGCCCAACTCTAAGAACTTGCTTAACGCTGCTGCTAGGAGTGTAACAGAGAGCATCAATCAACTAGTAGATGCTAGCATATCTTCTGCTCCAGGTCAAAAGGAATGTGACAATGCCATGAGAAATATCGAGTCACTGAGAGTTCTTTTAGAATATCCTCATGAAGCCATTACTGATCAGGGATACTTTGAATGTGTAGAAACTGCTACTGGAAAATCAAGAAACCTTGGTTATGCTATCTCTGAAATGATTAATAACGCTAAACAATCTCAGCACGTTGAATTTGGTCAATCAGTTAACAATGTGTCGGAGTCTATTCATGGTTTAATTGAGTCATCAGCACAAGCTGCCTATCTGATTGGTGTCTCCCATCCAAGTAGTGTAGCTGGTCGTCCCGGAATTATCGACCAATCTCAACTGAACTTTGCTTACCAAGGAATTGTTCAGTTTTGTGATATCGTCAGTAGTCCCAAGTCTACAAAACAGCAAAAGATTTCAGCTTTAACTGGAGTTGCCAAACACACAAGCTATTTGTGTTCGATTTGCAGACAAGCAAGCATGAATACCAACAATCCTGTTGCTAAGAATGAGTTTATTGTTGGAGCCAAGCATGTAGCTGGAGCAACATCAAATTTGGTCGAAGAAGTTAAGGGAATCGAAGATGATCACCAAGTGCCATCAAGACAAAGGTTTGTCGAGCCACTTTTGGATGCAGTCAAGGCTGTTCGTCAATATGCTTCAAGTCCCGAATTTGTTCCAGTTCCAGCAAAGATTTCTGCTGAAGGACGTAAGGCTCAGGAACCAGTATTGAATGCTGGACGAGGAGTAATCGATGGAGTCATCGAAATGGTTAAAGCAGCCAAGTCATTGGCACTCTCTCCAGATGATCCACCAGTATGGCAACAGCTTTCGATGCACAGTACTCCAGTGTCGAATAGTGTCAAGCATTTGGTAGACAGTATTCGTGAAAAGGCTCCAGGTCAGGCACAATGTGATCAAGTTCTTCATACTCTTGGAACATGTACTCGCGAACTGGACAGTTGTGGACTTGCTGTAAATGCCCAAGGATTGGCTCAACGACGCGACAACAACTTGCAAGGTTTCAGCAGTCAAACTTTGAATGCTGCTGCTGAGCTTCGCGATAAACTTGAACCAATTCGACTCGCTGGCAAAAATAATGCCGAAAAGCTGGGACATGCTGTGGGAGAGATTTCACGTTATGTCGTACCAATGGTTAACGGAGCAATTGGAGCTTGCACACACATTGTACACTCTAGCCAACAAATGAGTTTGATCAATCAAACCAAGTCAGTTGTGGAGAGTGCAACTCAACTTGTTTCAGCTGCCAAGGAATCAGCTGGAAATCCTAGAGCCACCCATGCTCATCCTCTTTTGGATGAATCGATCGAAAACACACAGGAGGCTATCCAAGAACTCACACAAACTGTTGAGAAAATTTCCACTGAAAGTGGCGTTGTCACCGGACTCATGGAGCAAATCAATCGAGCTATCACTCGGCTCACTGATAAACGACAGAGTTTATTGAATGCTTCATTCAGTGATTCATTTGTAGACTACCAAACGAGGATGGTACAAAGTGCAAAGGAGATTGCTCGTTTGGCCAATGAAATGAACGCCAAAGCTGGATTCGACCCTAGCAAACTTCCACCACTTGGTGTCGATATGGCTCAGCACTATACCCAGATAACACAAGATTCAGTTGGAgcctcaacaacaacaacatcgcCAGAAGTCGCAATGCGCATCCGATCGACTGTGATCGATTTAGGTCGATCAGTCAGTCAGATTATTCAATCCACTGCCGGGGTACGCCCCAATGATCCATCTGGACAAAATGACATCTCTCGAAATGCTCGAGATGTTTCTGAGAAAGTAGCTCAAGTGTTGGCCGCTTTGCAAGCCGGTTCTCGTGGCACCCAAGCTTGTATAAATGCTGCTCATACTGTTTCCGGTATTATTGGAGACCTAGATACAACCATCATGTTTGCTACAGCCGGAACTCTTCAGTCAGATGGAGATGGGGCATTTGCTGACCATCGTGAGCATATTCTACAAACTGCCAAAGCTCTAGTTGAAGATACTAAAATTCTGGTGGCTGGGGCTGCCGGAACACAAGATCAATTAGCAACAGCTGCACAAAATGCTGTTACCACAATTT TACAACTATCTGAAGCTGTAAAACGTGGAGCTTGTTCATTGGGATCAGCACAACCTGATTCACAGGTTATGGTTATTAATGCTGTCAAAGATGTTGCATCTGCCTTGGGCGATTTAATTAATGCAACTAAGTTAGCCTCTGGCAAACCAATACATGATCCAACAATGGATGGTCTTAAGGAGAGTGCTaag GTTATGGTTTTGAATGTATCTTCGTTATTGAAAACAGTCAAAGCTGTCGAAGATGAACACACCCGTGGTACACGAGCAATGGAAGCAACTGTCGAAGCTATTTCACAAGAAATTCGg GCAATGCAAGCACCACCACCACCTGGTACCCCACAATGCACTCCAGAAGATCTTATTCGAGTAACAAAGAATGTCACCTTAGCTACGGCCAAAGCTGTTGCTGCCGGTGCTTCTAATTTACAAGCTGATATAGTAGCAGCTGCAAATTTGGGTCGACGTGCGATATCCGAAATGCTTCTTGTTTGTCGCACCGTTGCCTGGAATTGTGCTGAAACTACAGAGCTTCGTCAAAGAACACTGGAAGCTGGAGCTGCTGTAGGTGAATCCTACAGAGAACTCTTGAATGGAATTCTTCGTAATTGCTCAGCCGACGAACGGATGCATTTGTCACGAAGAGTAGCAAAATGTGTTACAGATCTTGTTGCAATGGCTCGTCTACTAAAGGGTTCCGATTGGATTGATCCTGAAGATCCAACTGTAATTGCTGAAAATGAATTACTTGGAGCTGCAGCTTCTATAGATGCTGCTGCTAATAAATTAGCAAATTTAAGACCTCGAAGACAACCTGATGTTAAG aTTGAACTCGACGAGAATATGAAATTCGACGAAATGATTTTAGAAGCTGCTAAAGGTATTATGGCTGCATCATCGGCTTTGGTACGAGCAGCTAATGCTGCTCAAAGAGAACTCATCGATCAGGGTAAGGTAGCTCGCACTCCCTTAACCTCATCCGATGATGGTCAATGGTCTGAAGGTTTGATATCAGCGGCAAGATTAGTAGCTGCTGCCACTCATAGTATGGTAGAAGCTGCTCAAAACCTTGTTCGTGGTGTTGGCACTGAGGTTATGCTCATATCGACTGCAAGACAAGTAGCAGCATCAACTGCTCAACTACTTATTGCCTGCAAAGTTAAATCCAATCCAACTTCTGAAGCTGGTCGTAGATTGCAAGCTGCCGGTACCGCTGTTATCAAATCAACAGAAAACCTCGTTCGTGCAGCCCAACAGGGTCTGGATGCCGAAGAAGAACACACTCTGAAAATCAACACAAGCATGGTTGATGGTATGGCACAAGAAATCAATGCCAGATCAGATGTGTTACGCATGGAGAAACAACTCGAAGAAGCACGAACCAAGTTGATTCGAATTCGACAGGCGAGATCAAGAAAGAATGTCCATGGAGGATTCACCACAGACGAGAGTGATTCGGAATACCAAACCGCAACAGCTACCTATGGAAGTCTTCAGAATAGCCAAAATAAT ACACTTAATCGGTCGGGTTATACTGACACTCCAACATCTCCGAGTTATTATCAATCAGCCAAATCAAATTACACTTTCCAACAAACACCACAACACTTCCATCATCCCGAAGCTGTTTCACCCACATTTAACCAAAGTGAAAATTTCCCACCCCCACCTCCACCCCTCCAATCTACCACAATAACTAGTAATGCCACATTTAGACCTAATCCCAAGCTAACAGCTAATGCAGTTCCACGTCCCTATCCAGGGACTGGCCGAATTGCCTCACCATCAAGTCCATCTCCCATTAATAGTACATCTTTTGAAACTCTAACCTCTTCATCGGTATTGAAAAATGCCTACCTAAATGACTCAATGCCACCACCACCTTCGCCCAAGAAGAATCCAGGCAATTTGGAAGCATGTGTCAAGGATCTGCATGACAAGACATTTGGACAAGGTGGTGTTGTTCAAATAACTGGAGCTTATAATCCAGGACAAAAATATGAAGGATATACTTCAag atATGAGACAAGGAAATATGAAGAAAACAGTGACGTGAAACCCTTGGAAGCTGGCTTTTCTCAGATCACTTTGAATTCGGATGGTGGAAAGATCTCTCTGGTCGATGAAGGATCAACTCGTTTGTCTTCAATCACACAACGTGTAATGGAACGAAAAACctttacaacaacaacagaatCTCGGTCGGAGAAGAAGACCGAGCAGCACAGTTTTAGATTAGAATAA